The Hyphomonas sediminis genome contains a region encoding:
- the carB gene encoding carbamoyl-phosphate synthase large subunit: protein MPKRTDISSILVIGAGPIIIGQACEFDYSGVQAVKALKAEGYRVILVNSNPATIMTDPELADATYIEPILPEVVEKIIEAERPDALLPTMGGQTALNCALDLHYAGILEKYGVELIGAKAPAIEMAEDRKLFREAMDRLGLENPRAAIISSPELPSEPGKPKRYDRLAGLREAMDALETVGLPAIIRPAFTLGGTGGGIAYNIEEYEEICRSGIAASPNAQILIDESLLGWKEYEMEVVRDKADNAIIICSIENIDPMGVHTGDSITVAPALTLTDKEYQVMRNASIAVLREIGVETGGSNVQFAVNPKDGRLVVIEMNPRVSRSSALASKATGFPIAKVAAKLAVGYTLDELDNDITGVTPASFEPTIDYVVTKIPRFAFEKYKGAEAVLTTAMKSVGEAMAIGRSFQESLQKALCSLETGLSGLNEIPFEDETALRQALGIQSPDRLRVIAQAFRMGLSVSDVQAITSFDPWFLRQIEDIVKTEDAIRQNGLPETPAEMTEIKAKGFSDKRLAELTGHTEDGVRTTRHMMGVRPVYKRIDTCAAEFAAKTPYLYSTYEHAPFGQDAPDCEAMPSSRKKAIILGGGPNRIGQGIEFDYCCCHAAFAMEDLGIESIMVNCNPETVSTDYDTSDRLYFEPLTIEHTLEIIRKEQSSGELAGVIVQFGGQTPLKLAGPLFDEQVPILGTSPQSIDLAEDREQFAALLDTLNIQQAPSRTARSVPEAEVKANEIGYPVMLRPSFVLGGRAMEIARNDEDLRKFAAEALKVSGDASLFIDRYLADAIEVDVDALCDGKTVHVAGIMEHIEEAGVHSGDSACALPPFTLSAEMQKRLGDQAGALAMALNVRGLINIQFAVKGEEIYVLEANPRASRTVPFVAKAVGAPIAGIAAKVMAGEALSGFDLSNARPRRIAIKEAVFPFARFPGVDPQLGPEMRSTGEVMGWDDDFGMAFLKSQLGGGIRLPSEGTVFISVRDGDKKAVEEAARGLVDLGFTILATSGTANHLESQGIPVKRVNKVLEGQPHIVDAMINGDVQLVFNTTEGAASLSDSGSIRRTAVARKIPYFTTLAASLAAVRAIASMKSQEISVRALQSA from the coding sequence ATGCCCAAGCGCACCGACATCTCCTCAATCCTCGTTATTGGCGCCGGCCCGATCATCATCGGCCAGGCCTGCGAGTTCGATTATTCCGGCGTACAGGCGGTCAAGGCGCTGAAAGCCGAGGGCTACCGGGTGATCCTGGTGAACTCGAACCCCGCCACCATCATGACCGACCCGGAACTGGCGGATGCGACCTATATCGAGCCGATCCTGCCCGAAGTGGTCGAAAAGATCATCGAGGCCGAGCGCCCCGACGCCCTGCTGCCGACGATGGGCGGGCAGACGGCGCTGAACTGCGCGCTGGACCTGCACTATGCTGGCATCCTGGAAAAATACGGCGTCGAGCTGATCGGCGCGAAGGCCCCGGCCATCGAAATGGCTGAAGACCGCAAGCTGTTCCGCGAGGCGATGGACCGTCTTGGCCTCGAAAACCCGCGCGCCGCGATCATCTCCTCGCCGGAGCTGCCGTCCGAGCCGGGCAAGCCGAAGCGCTATGACCGCCTGGCGGGCCTGCGTGAAGCGATGGACGCGCTGGAGACCGTCGGCCTGCCGGCGATCATCCGCCCCGCCTTCACCCTTGGCGGCACAGGCGGCGGCATCGCCTACAATATCGAGGAATATGAAGAGATCTGCCGTTCGGGCATCGCGGCCTCGCCGAACGCCCAGATCCTGATCGACGAAAGCCTGCTCGGCTGGAAAGAGTATGAAATGGAGGTCGTCCGCGACAAGGCGGACAATGCCATCATCATCTGCTCGATCGAGAATATCGACCCGATGGGCGTGCATACCGGCGACTCCATCACCGTGGCCCCTGCCCTGACCCTGACGGACAAGGAATACCAGGTGATGCGCAACGCCTCGATCGCGGTGCTGCGCGAGATCGGCGTGGAGACGGGCGGCTCGAACGTGCAGTTTGCCGTGAACCCGAAAGATGGCCGCCTTGTCGTCATCGAGATGAACCCGCGCGTGTCGCGCTCCTCGGCGCTGGCATCGAAGGCAACCGGCTTCCCGATTGCCAAGGTCGCCGCCAAGCTCGCCGTCGGCTACACGCTCGACGAGCTGGACAATGACATTACAGGCGTGACGCCGGCCTCCTTCGAGCCGACCATCGACTATGTGGTCACCAAGATCCCGCGCTTTGCCTTCGAGAAATACAAGGGCGCCGAAGCGGTACTGACCACCGCGATGAAATCGGTGGGCGAGGCGATGGCCATTGGGCGCAGCTTCCAGGAGAGCCTGCAGAAGGCGCTCTGCTCGCTGGAGACCGGGCTTTCCGGCCTCAATGAAATTCCGTTCGAGGACGAGACCGCGCTGCGCCAGGCGCTGGGCATTCAGTCCCCGGACCGTCTGCGCGTGATTGCGCAGGCTTTCCGCATGGGCCTCAGCGTCAGCGATGTGCAGGCGATCACCTCGTTCGACCCCTGGTTCCTGCGCCAGATTGAAGACATCGTGAAAACCGAGGACGCCATCCGCCAGAACGGCCTGCCGGAAACGCCGGCAGAGATGACCGAGATCAAGGCGAAGGGCTTCTCCGACAAGCGCCTTGCCGAGCTGACCGGCCATACCGAGGACGGCGTGCGCACGACGCGCCACATGATGGGCGTGCGCCCGGTCTACAAGCGGATCGACACCTGCGCGGCCGAGTTTGCGGCCAAGACGCCTTATCTCTACTCGACCTACGAACACGCCCCTTTCGGTCAGGACGCGCCCGACTGTGAGGCGATGCCGTCTTCGCGCAAGAAGGCGATCATCCTGGGCGGCGGCCCGAACCGGATCGGCCAGGGCATCGAGTTCGACTATTGCTGCTGCCATGCGGCCTTCGCGATGGAAGACCTCGGCATTGAATCGATCATGGTCAACTGCAACCCGGAAACGGTGTCCACGGACTATGATACGTCTGACCGCCTGTATTTCGAACCGCTGACCATCGAGCATACGCTGGAAATCATCCGCAAGGAGCAGTCTTCCGGCGAGCTGGCAGGCGTCATCGTCCAGTTCGGTGGCCAGACCCCGCTGAAGCTGGCAGGCCCGCTGTTCGACGAGCAAGTGCCCATCCTCGGCACAAGCCCGCAATCGATCGACCTGGCCGAAGACCGCGAACAATTCGCCGCCCTGCTCGACACGCTGAACATCCAGCAAGCGCCCTCGCGCACCGCGCGCAGCGTCCCCGAAGCCGAAGTGAAGGCGAACGAGATCGGCTATCCGGTCATGCTGCGCCCCTCTTTCGTGCTGGGCGGCCGCGCGATGGAAATCGCCCGCAATGACGAAGACCTGCGCAAGTTCGCTGCCGAGGCCCTGAAGGTTTCGGGCGATGCGTCGCTGTTTATCGACCGCTATCTGGCCGACGCCATCGAAGTGGACGTTGACGCCCTGTGCGACGGCAAGACCGTGCATGTGGCCGGCATCATGGAGCATATCGAGGAAGCGGGCGTACACTCGGGCGACTCCGCCTGCGCCCTGCCGCCCTTCACGCTGTCTGCCGAGATGCAGAAGCGCCTGGGCGACCAGGCCGGCGCGCTTGCCATGGCGCTGAACGTCCGGGGCCTGATCAACATCCAGTTCGCCGTCAAAGGCGAGGAAATCTACGTTCTGGAAGCCAACCCGCGCGCCAGCCGCACCGTGCCTTTCGTGGCCAAGGCCGTCGGCGCGCCGATTGCCGGTATCGCAGCCAAGGTGATGGCAGGCGAAGCGCTTTCGGGCTTCGACCTTTCCAATGCCCGCCCGCGCCGCATCGCCATCAAGGAAGCCGTCTTCCCGTTCGCCCGCTTCCCCGGCGTTGATCCGCAACTCGGCCCGGAAATGCGCTCGACCGGCGAAGTGATGGGCTGGGACGATGATTTCGGCATGGCCTTCCTCAAGAGCCAGCTGGGCGGCGGCATTCGCCTGCCGTCTGAGGGCACCGTGTTCATCTCCGTGCGCGATGGCGACAAGAAGGCCGTAGAAGAGGCCGCCCGCGGCCTGGTGGACCTTGGCTTCACCATCCTGGCGACCAGTGGCACGGCCAACCACCTCGAATCGCAGGGCATTCCGGTCAAGCGCGTGAACAAGGTGCTGGAAGGCCAGCCACATATCGTCGACGCAATGATTAACGGCGACGTGCAGCTGGTGTTCAACACCACCGAGGGGGCCGCCTCCCTGTCCGATTCCGGGTCCATTCGGCGGACGGCTGTGGCGCGGAAAATTCCTTATTTCACAACGCTGGCGGCCTCTTTGGCAGCCGTTAGAGCCATCGCCAGCATGAAATCACAAGAAATCTCCGTACGCGCCTTGCAAAGCGCCTGA
- the greA gene encoding transcription elongation factor GreA yields MERIPMTAEGHAALQAELKVLKSVERPSIIAAISEARSHGDLSENAEYHAAKEKQSFIEGRISELDDKLARADVIDVSKLSGSKVRFGATVTIVDVDTEEEQTYKIVGEDEADVKGGKISVTSPIARALIGKEEGDEAEVAAPAGARAYEVAKVVYK; encoded by the coding sequence ATGGAACGCATTCCGATGACTGCCGAGGGGCATGCAGCGCTTCAGGCTGAACTGAAGGTGCTCAAGTCTGTTGAGCGCCCCAGTATCATTGCCGCCATTTCCGAAGCCCGCTCGCATGGCGACCTTTCGGAGAACGCCGAATATCACGCGGCCAAGGAGAAGCAGAGCTTCATCGAAGGCCGCATCAGCGAGCTGGACGACAAGCTGGCCCGCGCCGACGTGATCGATGTCTCCAAGCTTTCGGGCTCGAAAGTGCGCTTTGGCGCGACGGTCACCATCGTCGATGTCGATACCGAAGAAGAGCAGACCTACAAGATCGTCGGCGAAGACGAGGCGGATGTGAAAGGCGGCAAGATCTCGGTCACCTCGCCCATCGCCCGCGCCCTGATCGGCAAGGAAGAAGGCGACGAGGCCGAAGTGGCCGCGCCTGCCGGCGCCCGCGCCTATGAAGTCGCCAAGGTCGTCTACAAGTAA
- a CDS encoding mitochondrial fission ELM1 family protein, producing the protein MATLGPSIWAVSDGRAGNAAQVRALTQALGATHRWMRIAHIAGEGHRQAPLVFTPKAPWRWLPADRWPSTLSALPKDQRAQLAPPWPTLWIAAGRRSAALTKYARRASDGKTFTVQILDPYIAPSNFDLLVVPEHDAVDGPNVIRTVGSPAYFAPEMLEDAAQNFANLADETQRSAIVILGGDSRVHSFTQAAADRLEDQLRGLAAEGWRLRLTASRRTPVPIAARFRQMAGDIGSAFWAGPQDGPNPYLAWLLFSNAAIVTEDSANMLSDAAWHGLPVHIARLDGRAEKFDRLHESLIDRGIARWFTGKLDQWTYEPLREADRVADLIVEKLLERYPAPDFGSSFVTPDWMRD; encoded by the coding sequence ATGGCCACCCTCGGCCCCTCTATCTGGGCGGTCTCCGATGGCCGCGCCGGCAACGCCGCGCAGGTGCGCGCACTGACGCAGGCGCTGGGCGCCACGCATCGCTGGATGCGCATTGCTCACATCGCGGGTGAAGGCCACCGGCAGGCGCCGCTGGTCTTCACCCCGAAGGCGCCGTGGCGGTGGCTGCCGGCAGACCGCTGGCCCTCAACCCTCAGTGCCCTGCCGAAAGACCAGCGCGCCCAGCTGGCCCCGCCCTGGCCGACCCTATGGATCGCGGCGGGAAGGCGCTCGGCAGCGCTGACGAAATATGCCCGGCGCGCCTCGGACGGCAAAACCTTCACGGTGCAGATCCTCGATCCTTATATCGCGCCATCGAATTTCGACCTTCTGGTCGTGCCCGAGCATGACGCCGTAGACGGACCAAATGTGATCCGCACGGTCGGCTCGCCGGCCTATTTCGCCCCGGAGATGCTGGAAGACGCCGCGCAGAATTTTGCCAACCTTGCCGACGAGACGCAGCGCTCTGCGATCGTGATCCTGGGCGGGGATTCGCGGGTGCATTCCTTTACCCAGGCAGCCGCCGACAGGCTGGAAGACCAGCTGCGCGGGCTGGCCGCCGAAGGCTGGCGCCTGCGCCTGACGGCTTCACGCCGCACGCCTGTGCCGATTGCGGCGCGCTTCCGCCAGATGGCAGGCGACATCGGCTCGGCCTTCTGGGCGGGGCCGCAGGACGGGCCGAACCCCTATCTCGCCTGGCTGCTTTTCTCCAACGCCGCTATCGTGACCGAAGACAGCGCCAACATGCTGTCGGACGCCGCCTGGCATGGACTGCCGGTGCATATTGCGCGGCTGGACGGCCGGGCGGAGAAGTTCGACCGGCTGCATGAAAGCCTGATCGACCGGGGCATCGCCCGCTGGTTTACCGGCAAGCTCGATCAGTGGACGTATGAACCACTGCGCGAGGCAGACCGGGTGGCCGACCTCATCGTCGAGAAGCTGCTGGAGCGGTATCCGGCGCCCGATTTCGGCAGCAGTTTCGTGACGCCCGACTGGATGCGCGACTGA
- a CDS encoding chloramphenicol phosphotransferase CPT family protein: MARVIILNGTSSAGKSSLARALQLVARRPLLHVQMDTFLGMQPPRMDNHPDAFVFRPVEGAEPPEIAIDCGPYGQRVLEGMRRSVAALAGAGLDLVVDDVWLGRNEQQAYTELLTGHDVAYVGVRASLAACEAREHARGDRDIGQTRWQHGRVHQGARYDLEVDTSDSPPETVARQIAEAFGL; this comes from the coding sequence ATGGCGCGTGTCATCATTCTCAACGGGACCAGTAGCGCGGGCAAGTCATCGCTCGCTCGCGCGCTCCAACTGGTTGCCCGGCGCCCTCTGCTGCATGTTCAGATGGACACCTTCCTCGGCATGCAGCCCCCGCGCATGGACAATCATCCCGATGCGTTCGTGTTCCGCCCCGTCGAGGGCGCAGAGCCGCCCGAGATCGCCATCGACTGCGGCCCCTATGGCCAGCGTGTGTTGGAGGGCATGCGCCGCTCCGTCGCCGCATTGGCGGGCGCGGGGCTTGATCTCGTCGTTGACGATGTCTGGCTCGGCCGGAATGAGCAGCAGGCCTATACAGAGCTGCTGACGGGGCATGATGTGGCCTATGTCGGCGTCCGCGCGTCGCTGGCGGCATGCGAGGCGCGGGAACACGCGCGCGGGGATCGTGACATCGGCCAGACCCGCTGGCAGCATGGTCGCGTGCATCAGGGCGCTCGGTACGATCTGGAAGTCGATACCAGCGACAGCCCGCCCGAAACCGTCGCCCGTCAGATCGCCGAGGCGTTCGGCCTCTAG
- the mnmA gene encoding tRNA 2-thiouridine(34) synthase MnmA, producing MTDTTTTWPEGRVNSLGFAKPPAETRVVAAMSGGVDSSVVAAMLKAEGYDVIGITLQLYDHGAAIEKKGACCAGQDIHDARNVSDAIGIPHYVLDYESRFREQVMEDFADTYLSGSTPIPCIRCNQTVKFADLLATAKELGADCLATGHYIRRMDGAGGPELHRAHDASRDQSYFLFATTREQLGFLRFPLGGLPKTEVRELAEKFGLEVAAKPDSQDICFVPDGSYAKVVEKLRPGAGRGGQIVHLDGRVLGGHEGVIHYTIGQRRGLGVATGDPLFVVKIDAPSRRVIVGPREALMTRGLLLEELNWLGQGSLEEAAANGARVLIRVRSTRPPVPGRLGLEDGQPAVFFDAPEEGVARGQAAVLYDPEGGTRILGGGFIARPLPADERVAAA from the coding sequence ATGACCGATACGACCACCACGTGGCCCGAAGGCCGCGTCAATTCCCTTGGATTTGCCAAACCGCCCGCGGAAACCCGCGTTGTCGCTGCCATGTCGGGCGGCGTCGACAGCTCTGTCGTGGCCGCCATGCTGAAAGCTGAAGGCTATGATGTCATCGGCATCACGCTGCAGCTTTACGATCATGGCGCCGCCATCGAGAAGAAAGGCGCCTGCTGCGCGGGCCAAGACATCCACGACGCGCGCAACGTGTCTGACGCGATCGGCATTCCCCATTACGTGCTCGACTACGAATCCCGCTTCCGCGAGCAGGTGATGGAAGACTTTGCCGACACCTACCTGTCAGGCTCCACGCCCATTCCCTGCATCCGCTGCAATCAGACGGTCAAGTTTGCCGATCTCCTCGCCACGGCGAAGGAACTGGGCGCCGATTGCCTGGCGACGGGCCACTATATCCGCCGCATGGACGGCGCCGGCGGGCCGGAGCTTCACCGCGCCCATGACGCCAGCCGCGACCAGTCCTACTTCCTGTTCGCCACCACGCGCGAGCAGCTGGGTTTCCTGCGTTTCCCGCTCGGCGGCCTGCCGAAAACCGAAGTGCGCGAACTGGCCGAAAAGTTCGGCCTGGAAGTCGCGGCCAAGCCCGACAGCCAGGACATCTGCTTCGTGCCCGATGGCTCCTACGCCAAGGTCGTCGAAAAGCTCCGCCCCGGCGCTGGGCGCGGCGGCCAGATCGTGCATCTCGATGGCCGCGTGTTGGGCGGTCATGAAGGCGTGATCCACTACACGATCGGCCAGCGCCGCGGCCTCGGCGTCGCGACGGGCGATCCGCTGTTCGTGGTGAAGATCGACGCGCCCAGCCGCCGGGTCATCGTTGGCCCGCGCGAGGCGCTGATGACGCGCGGCCTGCTGCTGGAAGAACTCAACTGGCTCGGGCAGGGCAGCCTGGAAGAGGCCGCCGCCAATGGCGCGCGCGTGCTCATCCGTGTGCGGTCCACCCGTCCGCCCGTTCCCGGCCGCCTCGGCCTGGAAGATGGCCAGCCGGCCGTGTTCTTCGATGCGCCCGAAGAAGGCGTCGCGCGCGGCCAGGCCGCCGTGCTCTACGATCCGGAAGGCGGCACACGCATCCTCGGCGGCGGCTTCATCGCCCGGCCCCTGCCGGCGGACGAACGCGTGGCAGCGGCCTGA
- a CDS encoding SulP family inorganic anion transporter, producing MSKWADTDFAPSSPAQLKTDLLAGLTVALALVPEAVAFAFVAGVEPLSGLYAAFIICLITAIFGGRPGMISGATGALAVVAVGLVHDPRVGEMGPQYLFAAVILMGFMQLIAGALRLGKFIRLVPTPVMLGFVNGLAVVIFLAQLGQFQVPGSANPSGHGFANGEWLRGTQLYLMLALTGLTMLIIWRLPKITKAIPAPLAGIAVVAAIVIGFGLDVPNVGDMASVKGGLPQFAVPMVPFNLETLRIIFPYAFIMASVGLIESLLTLNLVGEITGRKGGASQECLAQGGANVVTGFFGGMGGCAMIGQSMINVKSGGRTRVSGITAALLLITFILVGSRFIEMIPLAALVGVMFMVVIGTFAWQSLRIMRRIPRMDAFVIILVTCATVAYDLATAVLIGVIVSALAYAWNNARRIRVIERDSVREPGAHVYEIEGPLFFGSTDGFADLFHPATDPDVVIVDFRRSRVVDQSALQAIEDLAARYEAHGKTLRLRHLSPDCHSLLKKAGQLVVEQDDDPDYGVAVDYGIRTGVFSGAH from the coding sequence ATGTCCAAATGGGCCGATACGGATTTTGCCCCCAGCTCTCCGGCCCAGTTGAAGACGGACCTGCTCGCCGGGCTCACTGTTGCGCTCGCGCTGGTGCCCGAGGCGGTGGCCTTTGCGTTTGTTGCTGGCGTGGAGCCGCTCTCAGGGCTCTACGCGGCCTTCATCATCTGCCTGATCACGGCGATCTTCGGTGGCCGGCCCGGCATGATCTCCGGCGCCACAGGCGCGTTGGCGGTGGTTGCCGTCGGCCTGGTCCATGATCCGCGCGTCGGGGAGATGGGGCCGCAATATCTCTTCGCTGCCGTCATCCTCATGGGGTTCATGCAGCTGATCGCCGGGGCGCTGCGCCTCGGCAAGTTCATCCGGCTGGTGCCAACGCCGGTGATGCTCGGCTTTGTGAACGGCCTGGCGGTGGTCATCTTCCTCGCCCAGCTTGGCCAGTTCCAGGTGCCGGGCTCTGCCAATCCGAGCGGCCACGGCTTTGCCAATGGTGAATGGCTGCGCGGCACCCAGCTTTACCTGATGCTGGCGCTGACGGGCCTCACCATGCTGATCATCTGGCGCCTGCCCAAGATCACGAAGGCCATCCCGGCGCCGCTGGCAGGCATCGCGGTCGTCGCCGCCATCGTCATCGGCTTCGGGCTGGACGTGCCAAACGTTGGCGACATGGCCTCGGTGAAGGGCGGCCTGCCGCAATTTGCGGTACCGATGGTTCCGTTCAATCTGGAAACCCTCCGGATCATTTTCCCCTACGCCTTCATCATGGCTTCGGTTGGCCTGATCGAAAGCCTGCTGACGCTGAACCTTGTCGGCGAGATTACCGGCCGGAAGGGCGGCGCCTCGCAGGAATGCCTTGCGCAGGGCGGGGCAAACGTCGTCACCGGCTTCTTCGGCGGCATGGGCGGCTGCGCCATGATCGGCCAGTCGATGATCAATGTGAAATCGGGCGGACGCACGCGCGTCTCCGGCATCACCGCGGCGCTGTTGCTGATCACCTTCATCCTCGTCGGCTCACGTTTTATCGAGATGATCCCGCTCGCCGCCCTCGTCGGCGTGATGTTCATGGTCGTGATCGGCACCTTCGCCTGGCAAAGCCTGCGCATCATGCGCCGCATCCCCCGTATGGATGCCTTCGTGATCATCCTCGTGACCTGCGCCACGGTGGCCTATGATCTCGCCACAGCCGTGCTGATCGGCGTCATCGTCTCGGCGCTTGCCTATGCCTGGAACAATGCCCGCCGCATCCGTGTGATCGAGCGCGACAGCGTCCGCGAGCCCGGCGCCCATGTTTATGAAATCGAAGGCCCGCTCTTCTTCGGCTCGACCGATGGCTTTGCAGACCTGTTCCATCCGGCAACCGACCCGGATGTCGTGATCGTGGACTTCCGCCGCTCGCGCGTTGTCGACCAGTCCGCGCTGCAGGCGATCGAGGATCTGGCCGCCCGCTATGAAGCCCATGGCAAGACGCTGCGCCTGCGCCATCTCTCGCCGGACTGCCACAGCCTGCTCAAGAAAGCCGGCCAGCTGGTGGTCGAGCAGGACGATGATCCCGACTATGGCGTCGCCGTGGATTACGGCATCCGCACGGGCGTCTTTTCCGGCGCGCACTGA
- a CDS encoding CheR family methyltransferase codes for MQETVFNALADLALKATGQAIPPSRAYLMEARLAPIARREGFGTLADLVYCIENRQNPVFRTEVASALLTHDTWFFRERPVFDTVINSVLPERLAASPAGRLRVWCAGGSSGQEAYSLAMMLEDEPGSSLRSAKIEILSTDFCKYSTEKARLGIYNHYEAQRGLSIFRLMKHFDRMDSGDWQANETLRSRVSFRQHNLMESASGLGKFDLILCRHVLSGMSKAARMRVAEVLAAQMAPGAVVLLGEGESFQGLTNLLEPARDIRQGWVAAGTANRVAA; via the coding sequence ATGCAGGAGACGGTCTTCAACGCGCTCGCAGACCTGGCCCTGAAGGCCACAGGTCAGGCGATCCCGCCGTCGCGGGCCTATCTCATGGAAGCGCGTCTGGCCCCGATTGCGCGCCGCGAAGGCTTCGGCACGCTGGCCGACCTCGTCTACTGTATCGAAAACCGCCAGAATCCGGTGTTCCGCACTGAGGTTGCCTCGGCCCTGCTGACGCATGACACCTGGTTCTTCAGGGAACGCCCCGTCTTCGACACGGTGATCAATTCCGTCCTGCCCGAGCGCCTCGCGGCGAGCCCTGCCGGGCGCCTGCGCGTCTGGTGTGCCGGCGGCAGCTCGGGCCAGGAAGCCTATTCCCTCGCGATGATGCTGGAAGACGAGCCCGGCTCCAGCCTGCGCAGCGCCAAGATCGAGATCCTCTCGACCGATTTCTGCAAGTATTCGACCGAGAAAGCCCGTCTGGGCATCTACAATCACTACGAAGCCCAGCGCGGCCTCTCCATTTTCCGCCTGATGAAACACTTCGACCGGATGGACAGTGGCGACTGGCAGGCAAACGAGACGCTCCGTTCCCGTGTCAGCTTCCGCCAGCACAATCTGATGGAAAGCGCTTCGGGCCTCGGCAAGTTCGATCTCATCCTCTGCCGCCATGTCCTCTCGGGCATGTCCAAGGCCGCCCGTATGCGCGTCGCCGAAGTGCTGGCCGCCCAGATGGCGCCGGGCGCGGTTGTGTTGCTCGGGGAGGGGGAATCCTTCCAGGGCCTCACAAACCTGCTGGAACCCGCCCGCGACATCCGCCAGGGCTGGGTCGCCGCCGGCACCGCCAACCGCGTCGCAGCTTGA
- a CDS encoding response regulator, with amino-acid sequence MRTCLIVDDSRVVRKVASRIVRDLGFSVTEAGDGAEALKMCRESMPDAVILDWNMPTMNGIDFLRALRREEGGKVPRVVFCSIENDPEHINEALRSGADEFIMKPFDADILESKFAEVGLI; translated from the coding sequence ATGCGCACCTGCCTGATCGTCGATGATTCCCGCGTGGTCCGCAAAGTGGCCTCCCGCATCGTGCGCGACCTTGGCTTCTCGGTCACGGAGGCCGGAGACGGCGCTGAAGCGCTGAAAATGTGCCGGGAATCCATGCCGGACGCCGTGATCCTGGACTGGAACATGCCGACCATGAACGGCATCGACTTCCTGCGCGCCCTGCGCCGGGAAGAGGGCGGCAAGGTGCCGCGTGTTGTGTTCTGCTCGATTGAAAATGATCCCGAACACATCAATGAAGCCCTGCGCTCCGGGGCGGATGAATTCATCATGAAACCATTTGATGCAGACATCCTGGAGAGCAAATTCGCAGAAGTCGGGCTGATCTGA
- a CDS encoding histidine phosphotransferase family protein, producing the protein MNLDHARFAAYLSARLCHDIVSPAATMSLSLEMLDSPGSAEEKEHSERTLREGAHGVTATLQFLRYAFGSMGLQAGTADIHQFKKLTEDYLRFQKPSIDWDLGTAELSFGEARLIMNLIMTALTATVRGGVIQVTVREEAGVKTISLTCRGDRLKLKEDVVKGLKGDEPEHGWRPENIQPLFAKLTCDGLGGTLSARQTADGSVVFMASGIKSQG; encoded by the coding sequence ATGAACCTAGATCATGCGCGCTTCGCCGCGTATCTTTCCGCGCGGCTCTGTCACGACATCGTCTCTCCGGCGGCGACCATGTCCCTGTCGCTGGAAATGCTCGACAGCCCCGGCAGTGCTGAGGAGAAGGAGCATTCCGAGCGCACTTTGCGGGAAGGGGCGCACGGGGTCACCGCCACGCTGCAATTCCTTCGCTATGCCTTCGGCTCCATGGGCCTGCAGGCAGGCACAGCCGATATTCACCAGTTCAAGAAGCTGACGGAAGACTATCTCCGCTTCCAGAAGCCCAGCATCGACTGGGATCTGGGCACCGCAGAGCTCTCCTTCGGCGAAGCCCGCCTGATCATGAACCTCATCATGACGGCGCTGACGGCCACCGTCCGCGGCGGTGTCATCCAGGTCACCGTGCGTGAGGAAGCCGGCGTCAAGACGATCTCGCTGACCTGCCGGGGCGACCGTCTGAAGCTCAAGGAAGACGTGGTCAAAGGCCTCAAGGGGGATGAGCCCGAGCATGGCTGGCGCCCGGAAAACATCCAGCCGCTGTTCGCCAAGCTTACCTGCGATGGCCTCGGCGGCACGCTCAGCGCCCGCCAGACCGCTGACGGATCAGTGGTTTTCATGGCCAGCGGGATCAAGTCCCAGGGCTAG
- a CDS encoding YdbL family protein, which yields MTIFRTLILSLVLVFGGLAYAQGGGDPQIEAARSSGVIGERIDGYLGVVSSADADVTRKVQDINNRRRALYEKTASETGTTVQQVARIAGEKQLAQRVKAGEYYMDESGTWKQK from the coding sequence ATGACCATTTTTCGTACCCTGATCCTGAGCCTCGTTCTTGTCTTCGGCGGCCTCGCCTATGCGCAGGGCGGCGGTGACCCGCAGATCGAGGCAGCCCGTTCGTCGGGCGTCATCGGTGAGCGTATCGACGGCTATCTTGGCGTCGTCAGCTCGGCGGACGCCGATGTCACCCGCAAGGTGCAGGACATCAACAACCGCCGCCGCGCTCTCTATGAGAAAACCGCGAGCGAGACCGGCACCACGGTTCAGCAGGTCGCCCGCATCGCCGGCGAGAAACAGCTCGCCCAGCGGGTCAAGGCCGGTGAGTATTACATGGACGAGTCCGGCACCTGGAAACAGAAGTAA
- a CDS encoding YnbE family lipoprotein, whose protein sequence is MRLQPVILAAAGAIALAACTHTIKLEPSDKPIKIDLNVNITQEVRIKLDREVSELIDDNPDLF, encoded by the coding sequence ATGAGGTTACAGCCAGTCATCCTTGCCGCAGCGGGGGCCATCGCGCTCGCGGCATGCACACACACCATCAAGCTCGAACCCTCGGACAAGCCGATCAAGATCGACCTCAATGTGAACATCACGCAGGAAGTTCGCATCAAGCTCGACCGCGAAGTGTCCGAGCTGATCGACGATAACCCTGACCTGTTCTGA